The nucleotide sequence TATGGACGAGGAGGAGGATGGATTGGATTGAAGGGAGGGGTGAAGAGGTCAGGAGTTGAAAATTGAAAATTGAAAGTGGGAAGTGGATTCAATCAAGTGAAAAACTTAAAAGTTCTATCACAAACTTAAAAGTTCTATCACAGAGACATAGAGGGCACAAAGAAATTACTCTGTGTTCTCCGTGCCTCTGTGGTGAAGTTTCAGGATATGAAATCCTTATTCCTGGCAACTAACCACTAACCACCTCCTCTCTCCTCTCTCCTCTCTCCTCACCTCCTCTCCCCTGATGTCCCTCCCTTCCCCCCTTCCCCTCCCTTCTCCCCCCCTCATCCTTGGCATTACGGGGGCCTCCGGGCTAATTTATGCCGTCCGGGCTTTGAAGTATTTGCTTCAGGCAGAGTATGCGATCGAACTGGTGGCTTCTAAATCGGTCTACATGGTCTGGCAGGCAGAGCAAGGTGTGCGGATGCCAGGAGAGCCAGAACAACAGGAGCAGTTTTGGCGAGAACAGGCAGGGGTGGAAACAGCCGGTAAACTGACCTGCCATCCCTGGAGCGATGTGGGCGCCACAATTGCCAGTGGCTCTTTCCGCACATTGGGAATGGTGATTATCCCATGCAGTATGGGTACAGTGGGGAAACTGGCGGCTGGACTGAGTTCTGACCTGCTGGAACGGGCAGCCGATGTGCAACTGAAGGAAGGGCGGAAGCTGGTGCTGGTGCCCCGTGAAACACCCTTTAGCCTGATTCATTTGCGCAACCTGACCACCCTGGCTGAAGCAGGTGCTCGCATTGTGCCCGCCATTCCCGCCTGGTATCACAACCCGCAAACGGTGGAAGATCTGGTCGATTTTGTGGTTGCCCGTGCTCTGGATCAACTGGACATTGATTGTGTTCCCCTGACCCGATGGCAGGGACATTTTTAACCCATTTGGCAGATTATTAGTGCATACCTTCCCTACAGCCAGGAGATAGATACGGTTGACGACAGAAATCAGCCGATGAAATCTGTCCAAACCAGTACCTTTCTCCCCTATGTTAATTAACCGAATTGCGCCTCCTTCTTGCTCCAGCTTTCTTCAAGCAGATTTAGATGAAGCTGCAAAAGCACTTTCTACCATCACACGCACGATCGCCAATCTGGATCCAGCAACCCGTGAGCACTGCCAGCGATTGGCCATTCAGGGGAAAGCCTTTGGAGAATTTCTCAGCCTCTCTGAACTGGACATTCATACCCTGATGTGGGGCGGGTACTTACACGACATTGGGAAAGTTGGAATTCCCATCGATGTTCTGCTCAAGCCCGGACTACTCACAGACGCCGAGTGGGAGGTGATCAAGCAACATGTTTTGATTGGTGAGCATATTTGCTACTCACTGTTTGCCATGGAGCGAGTAATTCCCCTT is from Leptothermofonsia sichuanensis E412 and encodes:
- a CDS encoding flavin prenyltransferase UbiX; translation: MSLPSPLPLPSPPLILGITGASGLIYAVRALKYLLQAEYAIELVASKSVYMVWQAEQGVRMPGEPEQQEQFWREQAGVETAGKLTCHPWSDVGATIASGSFRTLGMVIIPCSMGTVGKLAAGLSSDLLERAADVQLKEGRKLVLVPRETPFSLIHLRNLTTLAEAGARIVPAIPAWYHNPQTVEDLVDFVVARALDQLDIDCVPLTRWQGHF
- a CDS encoding HD-GYP domain-containing protein; the encoded protein is MLINRIAPPSCSSFLQADLDEAAKALSTITRTIANLDPATREHCQRLAIQGKAFGEFLSLSELDIHTLMWGGYLHDIGKVGIPIDVLLKPGLLTDAEWEVIKQHVLIGEHICYSLFAMERVIPLIRHHHEHWDGSGYPDRLAGEQIPFLARIIQILDVYDALTHERSYKPTYTHARALEIMAEETAKGWYQKELVQQFFAFISRERGDWGLESLFLDEPLANGCLVSE